In one Vulgatibacter incomptus genomic region, the following are encoded:
- a CDS encoding EH signature domain-containing protein — MKAFLRDYPQAAPTFDEWRLAIDQLLRDSASPQGIAWRERNETWKLLEADGPGAFADQLWRRSDGIPVLLEGAGFTDDLQNARFVHLVADALLDRLGRELSRGLAPTSPAAQRVVAMAVGAGQFPYPSLRTKLPGALLGPYVDRDPDEAGRKWLERLFLDYYGDPRIDTSRWFGVDERHRGVMHRWLVRQSLEAFFRVLDGTADKRHWDARRAFWGKYFDAGVVVQAWVVFGLDAYRIATGRLNMDGRQFGTVHGEQDQSKSVLLMQIRGPRGSVDIAEWSHMGRCRGWPSGGSGAPQFYRRRYDGWDLRGEAPLEQTHYAGGSWMPKVREWIGLQTGLRV, encoded by the coding sequence GTGAAGGCGTTCCTTCGCGACTATCCCCAGGCGGCGCCGACCTTCGACGAGTGGCGTCTCGCAATCGACCAGCTCCTTCGGGATTCGGCGAGCCCGCAGGGGATCGCCTGGCGGGAGCGCAACGAGACGTGGAAGTTGTTGGAAGCCGATGGACCTGGGGCGTTCGCGGACCAGCTCTGGCGTCGGTCTGACGGCATTCCGGTGCTGTTGGAAGGGGCTGGGTTCACCGACGACCTCCAGAACGCCCGGTTCGTCCACCTCGTGGCCGACGCGCTGTTGGATCGCTTGGGGCGTGAGCTCTCCCGCGGCTTGGCGCCGACGTCGCCGGCGGCGCAGCGTGTCGTTGCAATGGCGGTCGGCGCCGGACAGTTCCCGTACCCATCGCTTCGGACCAAGCTGCCCGGAGCGCTGCTAGGTCCCTACGTCGACCGCGACCCGGACGAGGCAGGACGCAAGTGGCTGGAGCGACTGTTTCTCGACTACTACGGGGATCCACGCATCGACACGAGCCGGTGGTTCGGAGTCGACGAACGCCATCGCGGGGTAATGCACCGATGGCTCGTGCGCCAGAGCCTCGAGGCGTTCTTCAGAGTGTTGGATGGCACGGCGGACAAGCGGCACTGGGATGCGCGGCGGGCGTTCTGGGGCAAGTATTTCGACGCAGGCGTGGTCGTTCAGGCATGGGTCGTCTTCGGACTCGATGCCTACAGAATTGCGACCGGGCGCTTGAACATGGACGGTCGTCAATTCGGTACCGTTCATGGCGAGCAGGACCAATCCAAGTCCGTATTGCTGATGCAGATTCGTGGCCCGAGAGGTTCGGTGGACATCGCGGAATGGAGCCATATGGGGAGATGCCGCGGCTGGCCTTCCGGTGGGTCCGGTGCGCCGCAGTTCTACCGGCGTCGCTACGACGGGTGGGACTTGAGAGGCGAGGCGCCACTCGAGCAAACGCATTATGCGGGAGGTTCGTGGATGCCCAAGGTGCGTGAGTGGATCGGGCTGCAGACCGGACTGCGGGTTTGA
- a CDS encoding OmpA/MotB family protein yields MSRLRRAAAVGGAAEEGSYLVSVSDLMAGLLFVFIITLMVFAFNLRRAEDSLRQAEEQKQEEVKQLKGADAARAQLLSTIQTRLAREGLAVEIDVEHGVLRLPEEILFRSGFDDFNPGGRERLAVLADNLATVLPCFTVGSIDRCPQRTYDANVEAVVIEGHTDDVPLLPGMRFKDNWQLSAARAIRTYEVLTSRSAELLSFRNERGEPLFGVAGYADSRRVALESTPEARARNRRIDLRVLMTPPSTDERPAVSEVVEF; encoded by the coding sequence ATGAGCAGGCTTCGTCGGGCGGCTGCGGTAGGTGGGGCGGCAGAAGAGGGGAGCTATCTGGTCTCGGTGAGCGACCTGATGGCCGGTCTGCTCTTCGTTTTCATCATCACGCTGATGGTCTTCGCCTTCAATCTCCGCCGTGCGGAGGACAGCCTTCGCCAGGCGGAAGAGCAGAAGCAGGAGGAGGTCAAGCAGCTCAAGGGGGCGGATGCCGCTCGCGCCCAGCTCTTATCGACCATCCAGACGCGTCTCGCTCGGGAAGGTCTGGCGGTGGAGATCGACGTCGAGCACGGCGTGCTTCGACTCCCGGAGGAGATTCTCTTCCGGTCGGGTTTCGACGACTTCAATCCGGGCGGACGGGAGCGGCTCGCGGTGCTGGCCGACAATTTGGCGACCGTCCTTCCCTGCTTCACCGTAGGTTCGATCGACCGTTGCCCGCAGCGAACCTACGACGCGAACGTCGAGGCGGTCGTCATCGAGGGGCACACGGACGACGTGCCGCTCCTGCCTGGGATGCGGTTCAAGGACAACTGGCAGCTCTCCGCGGCGCGAGCCATCCGGACCTACGAGGTGCTGACTTCGAGGAGTGCGGAGCTGCTTTCCTTCCGGAACGAACGAGGCGAGCCGCTCTTCGGTGTGGCGGGCTATGCGGATTCCCGGCGGGTAGCTCTGGAATCGACCCCCGAGGCCCGAGCGCGAAATCGCAGGATCGATCTACGGGTCCTCATGACGCCGCCCTCCACGGACGAGCGTCCGGCCGTCTCCGAGGTGGTGGAGTTTTGA